A window of Kyrpidia spormannii genomic DNA:
TTGGGGCGGAGACGCTATCGCGAATCACCAATTGGAAAGATCGCGCGACGTGTGTACTGTTTGGAGACGGGGCTGGAGCTGCGGTGGTGGGGGAAGTTTCTCAAGGAGGGATTCAGGCTTTTGAACTGGGTGCCGACGCTCGGGGTACAGAATTTCTGAACGTTTGGGTTGGAGGATTTAAGAAACCGGTCACTGCGGAGCTGTTGGAGTCTTCAGACCGTTATATCAACATGACCGGACGGGAAGTTTTCAAGTTTGCGGTGCGGACGATGGAAGAATCGGTTCGCCGGGTTGCGGACCGGGCGTGGGGAGGTTTAGAGGTTGACCTGTTGGTGCCTCACCAGGCCAATGCACGGATTATCGAGGCGGTGGGGCAGCGTCTCGGATTGGCCGACAAGGCTTGGATCAATATCCAGCATTACGGCAATACGTCGGCGGCATCAATTCCCATGGCTCTCACTGAAGCTCGGGATGCAGGGCGCCTGAGCCCAGGTACTCGGGTGGCGATTACCGCCTTCGGAGGGGGATTCACCTACGCCAGTGCCGCGTTGGAATGGGTCTAAGCTGGTCCACCCCGGCATAGGATGGTGCTGATACCACTGTCCCGGGGCAAGGAGGACCGACCATGGGAAAGATTGATCTCCTGGCGGCGTTATGCGCAGCCGGTTTGGCCATCGCCCTGCTGGCGTATGTGATCCGCAACCCCCTGCGGTTCTTAGGCCGGTTTGTCCGTGGATTGGTGGTCGGCGGGGCCGTGATCTGGGCGGCCAATTGGCTGGGGCAAGCCCATCAGTTTCACGTACCCTGGAACCCGATCACTGCCGCCATTCTAGGATTGTTCGGCCTGCCAGGGGCTTTGGCGCTTCTCTGGCTGCGCTGGTGGCTTCCGGTGTGACGGCGGCGCCCGGCGGTGGGGCCGCCTTCCTGACGGAAGCACCGATACGGTCGGGAAAACCCCGGGGATGGGAGTCCCCGGTGTCAGACCTCAAGAAGGTCCCGCCTCTCCCGGCGAGCGACGCCCGTTCGGAACGCCGCTTCGATCACCGCCCGGCTGACTGCTTTAGCCACTTTCTTATTAAAAACACTGGGGACGATGTACGTTTCACTCAGTTCATCTTCACCCACCACCGATGCGATGGCCTCGGCGGCAGCCAGCTTCATATCTTCGTTGATCTCTCTGGCCCGGCAATCGAGAGCCCCCCGGAAGATACCGGGGAAACACAGGACGTTGTTAATCTGGTTGGGATAATCGGACCGTCCGGTGGCCATGACGCGAACGTAGGGTTCGGCGTCCTCGGGACTGATTTCCGGCACGGGATTCGCCATGGCGAACACAATGGGATCCTTCGCCATCCGCTTGACATCTTCCACCCGGAGGATCCCCGGCGCTGATACGCCGATGAATACATCCGCCCCTTCGATCACGTCAGACAGGGAGCCGCGTAGCCCCTCCGGGTTCGTTTCTTCGGCGTACCATTGCCACACCGGATTGTCGTATTGTTCCCCTCTTACCAGGGCGCCGCTACGGTCGACGCCAATGATGTTGCGGACCCCGGCGTGCAACAAAATCTTGGTGCAGGCCACCCCCGCCGCGCCGATGCCTACCACCACTACTTTTAAATCTTCCAATCGCTTTCCAACCACTTTACACGCATTCAACAGGCCAGCCAACAAAACGACGGCGGTCCCGTGTTGATCATCGTGAAACACTGGGATATCCAGGCGCTCGCGAAGACGATCTTCGATATAAAAACATCTTGGCGAGGCGATGTCCTCCAGATTTATGCCTCCAAAAGCCGGCGCCATACTGGTGACGATGTCCACGATGGCATCTGGATCTTTATTATCCAAGCAGATGGGAAACGCATCAACCCCGGCAAACTGTTTGAATAACATGGCCTTCCCTTCCATCACTGGAAGAGCGGCTGAAGCACCGATGTCTCCAAGCCCGAGAACCGCCGTTCCGTCACTCACCACCGCCACGGTGTTTCGCTTAATTGTGAGCTGGAACACCTTCGACGGGTCTTCCCGGATCGCTTCACACACCCGGGCCACGCCCGGGGTGTACACCATGGAAAGATCATCGCGATTCTTGACCGGCACCCGTGGGTGGACCTCGATTTTGCCGCCCAGATGCATGAGAAACGTGCGATCGGATACGTTGATCACCTTGACCCCTGGCAGAGCTGCCAGGGCGGCCACCAGCTTCTTTCCGTGCGCTTGATCGTAAACGTTGACAGTGATGTCCCGGACGACAGTCTCTTTGCCCGCGCTGATCAAGTCGACGGCAATGATGTCGCCGCCCGCTTCGCCAATGGTGGAGGCGAGGCGGCCAAAGGTTGCCGTGGAGTTCTGAAGTTCCAGGCGGAGAATCAGGCTGAGCCCGGCTGTGGGCTGAACGGCCACAGAAGAAGACCTCCTTTGGGATCGGGCAAACCCGAAATGATCTTCAATCGATCCATCGTAAATATGGCTAAAGAATGTCTTTAATTATAGCACTCGGACGGGCTCTGACAACTTGCCCGGGGGCGGCGGGAGCCCGTGGGAGTCGTGCGAAGGGTGCAGGGATTGTTTATAATGAAGGCGACTTTAACGGGTTCGGGATGGAGTGATCGAATGCCGACACCGCTTTGGGAAGCGCTTGTTCGACATGTGGCGGCAAGGCCGGTACCGTGGCACGTTCCCGGACACAAGATGGGTCGGGGCGCGCCGCCGGACCTCATCCGGTGGCTGGGCGCGGGGCTTAAGCTGGATTTGACTGAACTTCCCGGGTTGGACGATTTGCACCAGCCGGAAGGTCCCATTGCCGAAGCCCAGGTCTTGGTTGCTCAAACGTTTGGGGCGGACGAGAGCTTTTTCCTCGTCGGAGGGAGTACGGTCGGGAACATCGCCATGCTTCTGGCCACCTGTGAACCCGGGGAGACGGTGCTGATTGCCCGGAATGTGCACCGCTCGGTGATCTCGGGGTTGATGTTGGCAGGGGCATCGGCGCTAGTGGTGGCTCCCGACTGGGAGTATGACCTGGGTGTGCCAGGGGGCATAAGGGTAGAAACGGTGGCGCGCATCCTCGGGGCGCATCCCGAAATTCGGACAGTGCTGGTGACGAGTCCGACTTATCACGGCGTGTGTAGTGATCTGGCTTCCTTGGCCGAGGAGGTACACCGCCGGGGAGGGCTATTGTTGGTAGACGAGGCTCACGGAGGGCATTTTCCCTTTGTCCAGGGAAGTCCGCCTGGCGCCCTGGCTTCGGGGGCGGACGCGGTTGTGCAAAGTTGGCATAAGACGATGGGATCGTTGACCCAGTCGGCGGTGTTGCACCTGCGCGGCAATCGGGTGGACCGTCAGCGGATACGAGAGTCCCTGGCGACGGTTCAATCTTCCAGCCCTTCCTACCTGCTGATGGCTTCCTTGGATCTGGCTCGACAGTGGATGCAAGATGAAGGCGGGAGGCGCCTTGACTCCGTGGTTCAGACACTGGCTCAAGTTCGGGAAGAATTGGATGCTGTTCCTGGGGTTGACGTGTTGACTGCCGAGAGGGCCCGTCGGGCGGGAGGAGTTGGCCTGGATCCCGCCCGCTTGACCTTGGGGGTCGTTGGGTCTCGAGGGACAGGGATCGAGTGGGGAGAGGCCCTCCGGCGGCGGGGGATCTGGCCGGAATTGGAGGAACCGACCGCGGTGACCTTTGTTGCCGGACCGGGGGACGACAGCCGGATCATCGGCCGGCTTGTCAAAGGCCTGCAAGACGTGGCCATGGAGATCGGCGGGGGTGGGGAACCCGCCGAGGGCCGGCGGGGTTCACGGGTCTTCCCGGGCACGGAGGCAGCCGAGTGGGCGGCCCTTCTGCAGGAACTGTGGCACAATGAAGAAGGGCAGGACCTCATCAGGCCCCGACTGGCCCGGAAAGTCCGATGGGTTCCCCTGGGGAAAGCTTTGGGGCTGCAGGCCGCCCGGGCCGTGATTCCTTACCCGCCCGGCATTCCCATGCTCCTGCCCGGGGAGCGGATCCGCCCTCTTCACAATGAACTGATCCGAATGGGGCGGTCCATGGGGGTTCGCTTGGTCGGCATGCCTTCCGATGAGGAAGTGGTGGCGGTGACGGAGGAGGGGCGGGAGTGACAGGGGTATTTATCACCTTTGAAGGGCCGGACGGGGCGGGAAAATCCACTCAGGTCACTCTGTTGGCGAGTCGTCTCCAAGAAGTTCGCATACGTTGTATCACCACCCGGGAACCGGGGGGTACACCGATCAGTGACAAGATCCGGGGCATTCTGCTCGACCCCCATCACCGGGACATGATCCCTCGTACCGAGGCGTTGCTCTATGCCGCTTCCAGGGCCCAGTTGGTCGGCGAATTCATCCGCCCACACTTGGAAAGCGGGGCCGTGGTGATCTGTGATCGTTATGTGGATGCGAGCTTGGCGTACCAAGGGGCGCTGGGACTGGATCGGGAAGAACTGGCTCGCCTCAATCACTGGGCCACCGAAGGGCTCGAACCCATGCGAACCTATCTGATCGATGTTCCGGCAGAGGTGGGATTGGACCGGGTGAGGGCGCGGCACTCTGTGTACGGTGTCATGGACCGCATTGAGGAACGGAGCATCGAGTACCATGAAGCGGTCCGCAGATGGTTTCTTGGGCAAGC
This region includes:
- a CDS encoding beta-ketoacyl-ACP synthase III — its product is MRRAGIVGLGMYVPPKVLTNRDLERMVDTSDEWIRQRTGIEERHIADPGVGSSDLGVQAARAALADAGCGPEDLDLILVATTTPDQPFPTTAVMVQKGLEAWQAGAVDVGATCSGFIYGLSLATSMVESGRMNKVLVIGAETLSRITNWKDRATCVLFGDGAGAAVVGEVSQGGIQAFELGADARGTEFLNVWVGGFKKPVTAELLESSDRYINMTGREVFKFAVRTMEESVRRVADRAWGGLEVDLLVPHQANARIIEAVGQRLGLADKAWINIQHYGNTSAASIPMALTEARDAGRLSPGTRVAITAFGGGFTYASAALEWV
- a CDS encoding pro-sigmaK processing inhibitor BofA family protein, producing MGKIDLLAALCAAGLAIALLAYVIRNPLRFLGRFVRGLVVGGAVIWAANWLGQAHQFHVPWNPITAAILGLFGLPGALALLWLRWWLPV
- a CDS encoding NAD-dependent malic enzyme gives rise to the protein MILRLELQNSTATFGRLASTIGEAGGDIIAVDLISAGKETVVRDITVNVYDQAHGKKLVAALAALPGVKVINVSDRTFLMHLGGKIEVHPRVPVKNRDDLSMVYTPGVARVCEAIREDPSKVFQLTIKRNTVAVVSDGTAVLGLGDIGASAALPVMEGKAMLFKQFAGVDAFPICLDNKDPDAIVDIVTSMAPAFGGINLEDIASPRCFYIEDRLRERLDIPVFHDDQHGTAVVLLAGLLNACKVVGKRLEDLKVVVVGIGAAGVACTKILLHAGVRNIIGVDRSGALVRGEQYDNPVWQWYAEETNPEGLRGSLSDVIEGADVFIGVSAPGILRVEDVKRMAKDPIVFAMANPVPEISPEDAEPYVRVMATGRSDYPNQINNVLCFPGIFRGALDCRAREINEDMKLAAAEAIASVVGEDELSETYIVPSVFNKKVAKAVSRAVIEAAFRTGVARRERRDLLEV
- a CDS encoding aminotransferase class I/II-fold pyridoxal phosphate-dependent enzyme, which encodes MPTPLWEALVRHVAARPVPWHVPGHKMGRGAPPDLIRWLGAGLKLDLTELPGLDDLHQPEGPIAEAQVLVAQTFGADESFFLVGGSTVGNIAMLLATCEPGETVLIARNVHRSVISGLMLAGASALVVAPDWEYDLGVPGGIRVETVARILGAHPEIRTVLVTSPTYHGVCSDLASLAEEVHRRGGLLLVDEAHGGHFPFVQGSPPGALASGADAVVQSWHKTMGSLTQSAVLHLRGNRVDRQRIRESLATVQSSSPSYLLMASLDLARQWMQDEGGRRLDSVVQTLAQVREELDAVPGVDVLTAERARRAGGVGLDPARLTLGVVGSRGTGIEWGEALRRRGIWPELEEPTAVTFVAGPGDDSRIIGRLVKGLQDVAMEIGGGGEPAEGRRGSRVFPGTEAAEWAALLQELWHNEEGQDLIRPRLARKVRWVPLGKALGLQAARAVIPYPPGIPMLLPGERIRPLHNELIRMGRSMGVRLVGMPSDEEVVAVTEEGRE
- the tmk gene encoding dTMP kinase, which codes for MTGVFITFEGPDGAGKSTQVTLLASRLQEVRIRCITTREPGGTPISDKIRGILLDPHHRDMIPRTEALLYAASRAQLVGEFIRPHLESGAVVICDRYVDASLAYQGALGLDREELARLNHWATEGLEPMRTYLIDVPAEVGLDRVRARHSVYGVMDRIEERSIEYHEAVRRWFLGQAQISPRYRVIDGTLPPEMVAEAIWRDVKILLNL